The nucleotide sequence tatatatttattattttattttttttacttatagGCACAGTTATGTGGTGCATATTTCTCTGAAGAATTGAATAAGGTTCGAACGATATTCAGCAATGATTATACagaacattttaaaaaaattaaaagcattCAAGACCCTATTCTGAGATATGTTGCTTTATATCTTGTACACAATTATGATaaatccaaaaaatattttatagaaaatggaaggagagaaaataatattgctTGCCTATCGTTGAACAGGTGGCTAGACCAAAGAAAAAGTTTCTATACACATGGAGATAAATGTGCTGTAAATTTAGATTTATGGAAACAAACAATTGATCCAATATGGGAAATGTTGAATAAAAATCAAACTTTGAATTGTATGAGGAAGGAAATATACACTAAAAATACGTATATTCCTAATGCACTGCTTCCTCCCACGTGTTACAAATATGTTCCTCTAAATTATACGTGTACTTACcctttacatatattaaataaatataaaaatttattaagtacagagtgcaaaaaaattgatagtCAGTGTTctaaatgtgaaaaaatataattatcatTATGAAAATTTGACTGATCCTGCAACATGTCCTTCCACTGTCACCTCTGAATCGTATCCTTCAGCAAAACTACAAGCATCGTGTGGAGAATGTCCTTCCAATGTAATTTCAATCCCTCTTTCAATatgtattacattttttggaactctctttattctttttattttatacaaagTAATTTAAAATTCTTGATGATTACATATGaatgttctattttattaGTCAATATTGATTTTCTTGAATACTTTAATTCTAAGAGgcatataatataacaaattactaattttttttatttaatagtTCACCCCTCTTGGAGCTAAATTGTCTAATATAGatagagagaaaaaaaaactatggCAGCAGCTgatcgaagaagaagaagatgaagaagaagaagaatttgAA is from Plasmodium cynomolgi strain B DNA, scaffold: 0867, whole genome shotgun sequence and encodes:
- a CDS encoding hypothetical protein (putative); amino-acid sequence: AQLCGAYFSEELNKVRTIFSNDYTEHFKKIKSIQDPILRYVALYLVHNYDKSKKYFIENGRRENNIACLSLNRWLDQRKSFYTHGDKCAVNLDLWKQTIDPIWEMLNKNQTLNCMRKEIYTKNTYIPNALLPPTCYKYVPLNYTCTYPLHILNKYKNLLSTECKKIDSQCSKCEKI